The Cellulomonas sp. S1-8 genome has a window encoding:
- a CDS encoding LysM peptidoglycan-binding domain-containing protein — protein sequence MSAMAIAPAMPGAARAGSARTVAPRPRSGRSGEASPQPARSEAPLRLTARGRVVVWALGLVLAGGAAAAAQADGPAAGTQVQRVVVAPGDTLWGIAADVASPHEDVRDVVLQLIALNELPSGGLQAGQTIVVPAA from the coding sequence ATGAGCGCGATGGCGATCGCACCGGCGATGCCCGGTGCCGCACGAGCCGGTTCGGCACGCACCGTGGCGCCGCGGCCCCGGTCGGGGCGCTCCGGCGAGGCATCGCCGCAGCCCGCTCGATCGGAGGCGCCCTTGCGGCTGACGGCCCGTGGCCGGGTGGTCGTCTGGGCCCTCGGGCTCGTGCTCGCCGGTGGCGCGGCCGCGGCTGCGCAGGCGGACGGTCCGGCAGCGGGGACGCAGGTGCAGCGGGTGGTCGTGGCGCCCGGCGACACCCTGTGGGGCATCGCGGCGGACGTCGCATCGCCGCACGAGGACGTGCGTGACGTCGTGCTGCAGCTCATCGCGCTCAACGAGCTGCCGTCGGGCGGGTTGCAGGCGGGTCAGACGATCGTCGTGCCCGCGGCGTGA
- the nrdR gene encoding transcriptional regulator NrdR has product MHCPFCRHPDSRVVDSRTSDDGSSIRRRRQCPSCQRRFTTVETASLSVVKRSGATEPFSREKIANGVRKACQGRPVSEDDLALLAQKVEESLRTAGSAEIDAYEIGLAILGPLRELDEVAYLRFASVYQAFDSLEDFESAISGLRAGHADGEGAAGGPDAAPAPAP; this is encoded by the coding sequence GTGCACTGTCCCTTCTGCCGGCATCCCGACTCCCGCGTCGTCGACTCGCGCACCTCCGACGACGGCTCCTCGATCCGGCGCCGGCGCCAGTGCCCGAGCTGCCAGCGGAGGTTCACCACCGTCGAGACCGCGAGCCTGTCGGTCGTCAAGCGGTCCGGGGCCACCGAGCCGTTCAGCCGCGAGAAGATCGCCAACGGCGTCCGCAAGGCCTGCCAGGGGCGTCCGGTGAGCGAGGACGACCTGGCGCTCCTGGCGCAGAAGGTCGAGGAGAGCCTGCGCACCGCCGGCTCGGCCGAGATCGACGCCTACGAGATCGGCCTGGCGATCCTGGGTCCGCTGCGCGAGCTCGACGAGGTGGCCTACCTCCGCTTCGCGAGCGTCTACCAGGCGTTCGACTCGCTCGAGGACTTCGAGAGCGCGATCTCCGGGCTGCGCGCCGGACACGCCGACGGCGAGGGCGCCGCGGGCGGTCCCGACGCGGCACCCGCCCCGGCGCCCTGA
- a CDS encoding DUF5302 domain-containing protein, with translation MTQDDQPSAVSDEAKEKFRAALERKKAQAHPTADGSRNTGAVHGAETAGPTQRRFQRKSGSA, from the coding sequence ATGACGCAGGACGACCAGCCGTCGGCGGTGAGCGACGAGGCCAAGGAGAAGTTCCGGGCCGCGCTCGAGCGCAAGAAGGCACAGGCGCACCCCACGGCAGACGGCAGCCGCAACACCGGTGCGGTCCACGGTGCGGAGACGGCGGGGCCGACCCAGCGCCGGTTCCAGCGCAAGTCGGGCTCGGCCTGA
- the serA gene encoding phosphoglycerate dehydrogenase, with the protein MPTALLLENLHPHARTILETAGYDVVTRTGALDESELVEALAGVQVLGIRSKTTVPADVLDAAGDLEVIGAFCIGTNQVDLHAAASRGIAVFNAPFSNTRSVVEIAIAEIISLTRRLTVFDQEMHAGVWNKSATGAHEVRGRTLGIIGYGNIGTQLSVLAENLGMSVVFYDSSEKLALGNARRMSTLDELLETADIVTLHVDGRAGNAGMFGAKQIARMRPGSIFLNLSRGFVVDYAALRDAVLSGQVAGAAVDVFPVEPKRKGDPFESELRGLPNVILTPHTGGSTEEAQEAIGQFVANKVRDYLATGSTNLSVNLPNLALAQRPDAHRIAYLHRNVPGVLATINATLAEHGVNIEGQLLATRGELGYVVTDVSAQVDAAVVDVLAGRPESLRLRLLD; encoded by the coding sequence GTGCCCACCGCCCTGCTCCTCGAGAACCTGCACCCCCACGCCCGGACGATCCTCGAGACCGCCGGCTACGACGTCGTGACGCGCACCGGCGCGCTCGACGAGTCCGAGCTGGTCGAGGCGCTCGCCGGGGTCCAGGTGCTGGGGATCCGCTCCAAGACGACCGTGCCCGCTGACGTGCTCGACGCCGCCGGCGACCTGGAGGTCATCGGCGCGTTCTGCATCGGGACCAACCAGGTCGACCTGCACGCCGCCGCCAGCCGTGGCATCGCCGTGTTCAACGCGCCGTTCTCCAACACCCGCTCGGTCGTCGAGATCGCCATCGCCGAGATCATCTCCCTGACGCGCCGGCTGACGGTGTTCGACCAGGAGATGCACGCGGGCGTGTGGAACAAGTCGGCCACGGGCGCCCACGAGGTGCGCGGCCGCACGCTCGGCATCATCGGCTACGGCAACATCGGGACGCAGCTGTCGGTCCTGGCCGAGAACCTGGGCATGTCGGTCGTGTTCTACGACTCCTCCGAGAAGCTGGCGCTGGGCAACGCGCGCCGCATGAGCACGCTGGACGAGCTGCTGGAGACCGCGGACATCGTCACCCTGCACGTGGACGGCCGCGCCGGGAACGCCGGCATGTTCGGTGCGAAGCAGATCGCCCGGATGCGGCCCGGCTCGATCTTCCTCAACCTGTCGCGCGGGTTCGTCGTCGACTACGCCGCGCTGCGGGACGCGGTGCTGTCCGGCCAGGTCGCGGGCGCCGCCGTCGACGTCTTCCCCGTGGAGCCCAAGCGCAAGGGCGACCCGTTCGAGTCCGAGCTGCGCGGGCTGCCGAACGTCATCCTCACGCCCCACACCGGCGGCTCGACCGAGGAGGCGCAGGAGGCGATCGGCCAGTTCGTCGCGAACAAGGTGCGCGACTACCTGGCGACCGGGTCGACCAACCTGTCGGTCAACCTGCCGAACCTGGCCCTGGCCCAGCGTCCCGACGCCCACCGCATCGCCTACCTGCACCGCAACGTGCCCGGCGTGCTGGCGACGATCAACGCCACCCTCGCGGAGCACGGCGTCAACATCGAGGGCCAGCTCCTCGCGACGCGCGGCGAGCTGGGCTACGTCGTCACCGACGTCTCGGCCCAGGTCGACGCGGCGGTCGTCGACGTCCTCGCCGGGCGTCCCGAGTCGCTGCGCCTGCGCCTGCTCGACTAG
- a CDS encoding CotH kinase family protein, with amino-acid sequence MSRRTTRTLAAGALACALAVPLLAPTAATAAPAPSAAVAAATDSGLTGDVTFSAPGQAFRGTLQVTLGTSVAGAQVRYTTDGSAPTASSPVASGPLSLTRSTEVRAQAYVGGAASGEPGSAQYVATSVTTSHDLPVLLLDSFGKGAVGDDYHAAAIVELQPQGGATTLTAEPALVTRAGYRLRGQSSRMFDKKPYRLELWDNEGGDNDLPFFGMPAESDWVLRGPFADKSLVREALVYDLGRAMGLHTPRYRLVEVYVNDDAQPVAANDYRGVYMLEETIKNQKDRLDLKKLNPEDVTSPRVEGGYIIKFEWLAAEQPLIPCRGSSTCWSDLEVHDPDDLAPAQLDYIASYVGRVNDALHSPDRANPTTGYPSLIDVDSFVDLVIVNELSRDMDAYYRSQYFYKDRGGLLTAGPLWDFDLTFGVGGYFQNDQVSGWQYQQSRQSPAPTDWFTVLMNDPAFVNRVKVRWQDLRRGPLADASLRTTVTTLTTPLSGAAARNFQRWPNLTTRTIGPFITPTNATWSGQVGHLQDWMLRRAAWLDTTAAWGGPTTPVPTPSATPTPTASPTPTASPTPTPTPSVTPTPTATPSVTPTPSATPTPTPTGNPGQACTAAFRAVSTWPGGFQGEVTVTAGASALSGWVVSLGLPTGVSINQAWSATVSGSGSAVTARNAAWNGSLGAGASTTFGFIGSSAGTPGTPTLGCAAG; translated from the coding sequence ATGTCACGACGGACGACCCGCACGCTCGCGGCGGGGGCGCTGGCCTGCGCGCTCGCGGTGCCCCTGCTCGCGCCGACCGCCGCGACGGCCGCACCGGCACCCAGCGCCGCGGTCGCGGCCGCCACGGACTCCGGGCTCACCGGCGACGTGACCTTCTCCGCCCCCGGGCAGGCGTTCCGCGGGACCCTGCAGGTCACCCTCGGCACGTCCGTGGCCGGCGCCCAGGTCAGGTACACCACGGACGGCTCGGCACCGACGGCGTCCTCCCCCGTGGCGTCCGGCCCGCTGAGCCTGACCCGCAGCACCGAGGTGCGCGCGCAGGCCTACGTCGGCGGCGCCGCCAGCGGGGAGCCCGGGTCCGCGCAGTACGTCGCGACGTCCGTGACGACGAGCCACGACCTCCCCGTGCTGCTGCTCGACTCGTTCGGCAAGGGCGCCGTCGGCGACGACTACCACGCGGCGGCCATCGTCGAGCTGCAGCCGCAGGGCGGCGCGACGACCCTGACGGCCGAGCCGGCGCTCGTCACCCGCGCGGGGTACCGGCTGCGCGGCCAGTCGAGCCGCATGTTCGACAAGAAGCCCTACCGGCTCGAGCTCTGGGACAACGAGGGCGGGGACAACGACCTGCCGTTCTTCGGCATGCCGGCGGAGTCCGACTGGGTCCTGCGGGGGCCCTTCGCCGACAAGTCGCTCGTCCGCGAGGCCCTGGTCTACGACCTGGGGCGCGCGATGGGCCTGCACACGCCGCGGTACCGACTCGTCGAGGTGTACGTCAACGACGACGCGCAGCCGGTGGCGGCGAACGACTACCGCGGCGTCTACATGCTCGAGGAGACCATCAAGAACCAGAAGGACCGCCTCGACCTCAAGAAGCTCAACCCCGAGGACGTCACGTCTCCCCGGGTCGAGGGCGGGTACATCATCAAGTTCGAGTGGCTGGCGGCCGAGCAGCCGCTGATCCCCTGCCGGGGCTCGTCCACGTGCTGGTCCGACCTCGAGGTCCACGACCCGGACGACCTGGCACCCGCACAGCTCGACTACATCGCGAGCTACGTCGGACGTGTCAACGACGCCCTCCACTCGCCGGACCGCGCGAACCCGACGACCGGCTACCCGTCGCTCATCGACGTCGACTCGTTCGTCGACCTCGTGATCGTCAACGAGCTCAGCCGCGACATGGACGCCTACTACCGCAGCCAGTACTTCTACAAGGACCGCGGCGGGCTGCTGACCGCGGGGCCGCTGTGGGACTTCGACCTCACGTTCGGCGTCGGCGGGTACTTCCAGAACGACCAGGTCTCGGGCTGGCAGTACCAGCAGTCCCGGCAGTCGCCGGCTCCGACCGACTGGTTCACCGTGCTCATGAACGACCCGGCGTTCGTCAACCGCGTCAAGGTGCGGTGGCAGGACCTGCGCCGCGGCCCGCTCGCCGACGCATCGCTGCGCACCACGGTCACGACCCTGACGACCCCGCTCTCCGGTGCGGCCGCACGCAACTTCCAGCGCTGGCCCAACCTGACGACGCGCACCATCGGACCGTTCATCACCCCGACGAACGCGACGTGGAGCGGTCAGGTCGGCCACCTGCAGGACTGGATGCTGCGCCGCGCCGCGTGGCTCGACACGACGGCGGCGTGGGGCGGGCCGACGACCCCCGTGCCGACGCCCAGCGCCACGCCCACGCCCACCGCGTCCCCCACGCCCACGGCGTCCCCCACGCCCACCCCGACGCCGAGCGTCACGCCCACGCCGACCGCCACGCCCAGCGTCACGCCGACGCCCAGCGCCACGCCGACGCCGACTCCCACGGGCAACCCGGGACAGGCGTGCACCGCGGCCTTCCGGGCCGTGTCGACCTGGCCCGGCGGGTTCCAGGGCGAGGTCACCGTGACGGCGGGGGCGTCCGCCCTCTCCGGGTGGGTCGTGTCCCTGGGCCTGCCGACGGGCGTGAGCATCAACCAGGCGTGGAGCGCCACGGTCAGCGGGAGCGGCTCGGCGGTGACCGCGCGCAACGCCGCCTGGAACGGATCCCTCGGCGCCGGCGCCAGCACGACCTTCGGGTTCATCGGGTCGTCGGCCGGGACGCCGGGGACCCCGACGCTCGGCTGCGCTGCCGGCTGA
- a CDS encoding polyphosphate polymerase domain-containing protein has translation MTTDVDLLESPVAGLVPVGLDELVERAGLLTRVDRKYLVPVADVHALLRRLPPDSQVLEIGSRRLFDYESVYFDTPDLLAYHLAARRRRRRFKVRTRTYVDSAQCWIEVKTRGARGTTVKDRVPHLLDDRGTVGGALPFVTATLAAHGIPGAAEMRWVPTLVTRYRRATVLLPDTDSRLTVDVDLTWRDGHEALALDRLAVVETKTGSTASAADRLLWAHGHRPLRISKYATGLAALQPTLPATRWQRTLRRHLLPHSVAAVEAYAHG, from the coding sequence GTGACGACCGACGTGGACCTGCTGGAGTCCCCGGTCGCGGGTCTCGTGCCCGTCGGGCTCGACGAGCTCGTGGAACGCGCCGGCCTGCTCACCCGCGTCGACCGCAAGTACCTGGTGCCGGTCGCGGACGTGCACGCCCTGCTCCGGCGCCTCCCCCCGGACTCGCAGGTGCTCGAGATCGGGTCACGACGGCTGTTCGACTACGAGTCCGTGTACTTCGACACCCCGGACCTGCTCGCGTACCACCTCGCGGCACGGCGGCGGCGGCGGCGCTTCAAGGTGCGCACGCGCACGTACGTCGACTCCGCGCAGTGCTGGATCGAGGTCAAGACGCGCGGTGCACGCGGCACGACGGTGAAGGACCGCGTCCCCCACCTGCTCGACGACCGCGGCACCGTGGGAGGCGCGCTGCCGTTCGTCACCGCGACGCTCGCGGCGCACGGCATCCCCGGCGCCGCCGAGATGCGCTGGGTCCCGACGCTGGTGACCCGGTACCGCCGCGCCACCGTCCTGCTGCCGGACACGGACAGCCGGCTCACCGTCGACGTCGACCTGACCTGGCGCGACGGTCACGAAGCGCTCGCGCTGGACCGCCTGGCGGTCGTCGAGACGAAGACCGGGTCGACCGCGTCGGCCGCCGACCGGCTCCTGTGGGCGCACGGCCACCGACCCCTGCGCATCTCGAAGTACGCGACGGGCCTGGCGGCGCTGCAACCGACGCTGCCCGCCACCCGGTGGCAGCGCACGCTGCGCCGCCACCTCCTGCCGCACAGCGTGGCCGCCGTCGAGGCGTACGCGCACGGCTGA
- a CDS encoding DUF4956 domain-containing protein: MDQLVLIGADLAAIGLLTWTYFRRHRRRDLVVAFLGVNVGVLAVASTLGSASIGAGLGLGLFGVLSIIRLRSTEIDQREVAYYFAALALGILGALPGPTLWHSGAFMALLLVAVLLGDHPRVMRRHQRQELVLDGAVLDQVALVARLEGLLGARVHQVAVQRVDLVNDTTWVDVRYETVPPTRRRGHAQTGRTGERATATGVGS, translated from the coding sequence ATGGACCAGCTCGTGCTCATCGGCGCCGACCTCGCGGCCATCGGCCTGCTGACGTGGACGTACTTCCGCCGCCACCGTCGACGCGACCTCGTCGTCGCCTTCCTGGGCGTCAACGTCGGCGTCCTCGCCGTCGCCTCGACCCTCGGGTCCGCCTCGATCGGTGCGGGCCTCGGGCTCGGCCTGTTCGGGGTCCTGTCGATCATCCGCCTGCGGTCCACGGAGATCGACCAGCGCGAGGTCGCGTACTACTTCGCGGCGCTCGCCCTGGGCATCCTGGGAGCGCTTCCGGGGCCGACGCTGTGGCACTCGGGCGCGTTCATGGCGCTCCTGCTGGTGGCGGTGCTCCTCGGTGACCACCCGCGCGTCATGCGCCGCCACCAGCGGCAGGAGCTCGTCCTCGACGGCGCGGTGCTCGACCAGGTGGCGCTCGTCGCCCGGCTCGAGGGCCTGCTGGGCGCCCGGGTGCACCAGGTCGCCGTCCAGCGCGTCGACCTCGTCAACGACACGACCTGGGTCGACGTGCGCTACGAGACCGTGCCCCCGACGCGCCGCCGCGGCCACGCGCAGACCGGGCGCACGGGAGAACGCGCGACGGCGACGGGTGTGGGCTCGTGA
- a CDS encoding HelD family protein, with the protein MAADSELTGEQQVVDGLYARLDELRAQSRRRLTAVRRAGPSGSPQNRSERDAFATLYEDRVAQLEAVEDRLAFGRLDLRDGERRYIGRIGLTDEEQTPLLTDWRAPAAQAFYRATAAHPDGVVRRRHLVTAGRRVTGLEDDVLDLGALEAAGVDPASLAGVSGEGALLAALGAARTGRMGDIVATIQSEQDAVIRSPLIGALVVQGGPGTGKTAVALHRAAYLLYAHRRLLERSGVLLVGPSRTFLRYIDQVLPSLGETGVVTATVADLYPGVEARGIETDEVARIKGRAVMARVVARAVRQRQRVPAQATRVRVDGRTVVVRPQDVAAAIGRARRLHRPHNQARVTFVRDMLGRLAEQYVQQLGWDVPPEDRAEIVEDLRTTREIRIALNLAWMPLTPQGLLTDLWTRPHRLEAAAPELTAQERALLARPADAPWTPADVPLLDEAAELLGEDDQAAQAQARADAERHASEVEYARQVLSSTGAGDLVSAEALAERFASSGPSLTTAERAAADRSWTYGHVVVDEAQELTPMAWRTLLRRVPTRSLTIVGDVAQTSAAGGAHDWAAMLDPLLRGSWRLAELTVNYRTPAVVAQAARRVALAARLPVSPQTSARDVPDALTHEHVVDDALLAVAAADAAEKLVGDVQDAAGGGRVAVVATRDRAAQVRAALEATGRTVPTGDAVDLHAPLVVLTPGQAKGLEFDVVVLVEPAQVLAASAGDLYVAMTRPTHRLHVLHAADLPEGFSDPA; encoded by the coding sequence GTGGCAGCGGACAGCGAGCTGACCGGCGAGCAGCAGGTCGTCGACGGGCTCTACGCGCGCCTCGACGAGCTGCGCGCGCAGTCCCGCCGGCGTCTCACGGCGGTGCGGCGCGCCGGGCCGTCCGGCTCACCGCAGAACCGGTCCGAGCGCGACGCGTTCGCCACGCTGTACGAGGACCGGGTCGCCCAGCTGGAGGCCGTCGAGGACCGCCTGGCGTTCGGTCGCCTCGACCTGCGCGACGGTGAGCGGCGCTACATCGGCCGCATCGGCCTGACGGACGAGGAGCAGACCCCCCTGCTGACGGACTGGCGCGCGCCTGCCGCCCAGGCGTTCTACCGGGCCACCGCCGCGCACCCCGACGGCGTCGTGCGCCGCCGCCACCTGGTGACCGCCGGACGACGCGTGACGGGCCTGGAGGACGACGTCCTGGACCTCGGCGCGCTCGAGGCGGCCGGGGTGGACCCGGCCTCCCTCGCCGGCGTCTCCGGCGAGGGGGCGCTGCTGGCCGCGCTCGGGGCCGCCCGCACGGGCCGGATGGGCGACATCGTCGCGACCATCCAGTCGGAGCAGGACGCCGTCATCCGGTCCCCGCTCATCGGCGCGCTGGTCGTGCAGGGCGGGCCGGGCACGGGCAAGACCGCGGTCGCGCTGCACCGTGCCGCCTACCTGCTGTACGCGCACCGGCGCCTGCTGGAGCGCTCGGGCGTGCTGCTCGTGGGCCCGTCGCGCACGTTCCTGCGCTACATCGACCAGGTGCTGCCGTCCCTGGGCGAGACGGGTGTCGTGACCGCGACGGTCGCCGACCTGTACCCCGGGGTCGAGGCCCGCGGGATCGAGACCGACGAGGTCGCCCGGATCAAGGGCCGGGCCGTGATGGCCCGCGTCGTCGCGCGCGCCGTGCGGCAGCGCCAGCGGGTGCCCGCGCAGGCCACCCGGGTGCGGGTCGACGGGCGCACGGTCGTGGTCCGCCCGCAGGACGTCGCCGCGGCCATCGGGCGCGCCCGGCGTCTGCACCGCCCGCACAACCAGGCGCGCGTGACGTTCGTCCGCGACATGCTCGGGCGCCTCGCGGAGCAGTACGTCCAGCAGCTGGGCTGGGACGTGCCGCCGGAGGACCGCGCCGAGATCGTCGAGGACCTGCGCACGACCCGCGAGATCCGGATCGCGCTGAACCTGGCCTGGATGCCGCTGACGCCGCAGGGGCTGCTCACCGACCTGTGGACACGGCCGCACCGGCTGGAGGCGGCGGCGCCGGAGCTGACGGCGCAGGAGCGCGCGCTGCTCGCGCGGCCCGCCGACGCCCCCTGGACGCCGGCCGACGTCCCGCTGCTCGACGAGGCGGCGGAGCTGCTCGGCGAGGACGACCAGGCCGCGCAGGCGCAGGCACGCGCGGACGCCGAGCGGCACGCCTCCGAGGTCGAGTACGCACGCCAGGTGCTGAGCAGCACCGGTGCGGGCGACCTCGTGTCGGCGGAGGCGCTGGCCGAGCGGTTCGCGAGCAGCGGGCCGTCGTTGACCACCGCGGAGCGCGCCGCGGCCGACCGGTCGTGGACGTACGGGCACGTCGTCGTCGACGAGGCGCAGGAGCTGACGCCGATGGCGTGGCGGACGCTGCTGCGCCGGGTGCCGACACGCTCGCTGACGATCGTGGGCGACGTCGCCCAGACCTCCGCCGCCGGCGGGGCGCACGACTGGGCGGCCATGCTCGACCCGCTGCTGCGCGGCTCGTGGCGGCTCGCCGAGCTCACGGTGAACTACCGCACGCCCGCGGTCGTCGCGCAGGCGGCGCGGCGCGTCGCCCTCGCCGCCCGGCTGCCCGTCAGCCCGCAGACGTCGGCCCGGGACGTCCCCGACGCGCTCACCCACGAGCACGTGGTCGACGACGCGCTGCTCGCCGTCGCGGCGGCGGACGCCGCCGAGAAGCTGGTCGGCGACGTCCAGGACGCCGCGGGGGGCGGTCGGGTCGCGGTGGTCGCGACGCGCGACCGCGCCGCGCAGGTGCGGGCGGCGCTGGAGGCGACGGGCCGCACCGTGCCGACGGGCGACGCGGTGGACCTGCACGCCCCGCTCGTCGTGCTCACCCCGGGGCAGGCCAAGGGCCTGGAGTTCGACGTCGTGGTCCTCGTGGAGCCGGCGCAGGTCCTCGCGGCCTCGGCCGGCGACCTGTACGTCGCGATGACACGACCGACGCACCGCCTGCACGTGCTGCACGCCGCTGACCTGCCCGAAGGCTTCTCCGACCCTGCATGA
- a CDS encoding PP2C family protein-serine/threonine phosphatase — translation MHGSTARETVVHSGAPGDEDAPLRILVVEDDEGDALLVREHLADGGLAHETVWVRTVDDALLHLDADCVLLDLGLPDAMGLGALQRVLAAGAPPVVVLTGLTDTDAGVEAVAAGAQDFLVKGDVDADLLARAVRYAVQRRRLEDTGKALYRSLVRAAETTRLERALLPTPVVADERIEVRVGYRAGRDGLLGGDFYDVVERPDGTLLAMVGDVCGHGPDEAALGATLRTAWRTLVLADIPADDVLGLLERVLVAERARPEVFTTASMLAVHPDRRTADLYLAGHPVPVRVGPPSALLPSDCRGRALGIPVGGGWPAQRLDLGASWRILLYTDGLLEATVGDGAQRLGKAGLLDVADSTMLGTAQTDGSITPEEDPLLGRMLSAVRVRHGGDLVDDAAVVLIGWGA, via the coding sequence GTGCACGGATCGACGGCCCGCGAGACGGTCGTGCACTCCGGCGCACCCGGCGACGAGGACGCGCCCCTGCGGATCCTCGTGGTGGAGGACGACGAGGGTGACGCGCTGCTCGTCCGCGAGCACCTGGCGGACGGCGGGCTCGCGCACGAGACCGTCTGGGTGCGCACGGTGGACGACGCGCTGCTGCACCTCGACGCCGACTGCGTCCTGCTCGACCTCGGCCTGCCCGACGCGATGGGCCTGGGGGCGCTGCAGCGCGTGCTCGCCGCCGGTGCGCCGCCGGTCGTCGTGCTCACCGGCCTGACTGACACCGACGCGGGCGTCGAGGCGGTCGCGGCAGGTGCCCAGGACTTCCTCGTCAAGGGCGACGTCGACGCCGACCTGCTGGCCCGGGCCGTGCGGTACGCCGTGCAGCGCCGCCGGCTGGAGGACACGGGCAAGGCCCTGTACCGCAGCCTCGTGCGCGCGGCGGAGACCACCCGGCTCGAGCGGGCGCTGCTGCCCACGCCGGTCGTCGCCGACGAGCGCATCGAGGTGCGCGTCGGGTACCGCGCGGGTCGCGACGGGCTGCTGGGCGGTGACTTCTACGACGTCGTCGAGCGGCCGGACGGGACGCTGCTCGCGATGGTCGGCGACGTGTGCGGTCACGGGCCCGACGAGGCCGCCCTGGGCGCCACGCTGCGCACGGCCTGGCGCACGCTCGTCCTCGCGGACATCCCCGCCGACGACGTCCTGGGGCTGCTCGAGCGCGTGCTCGTCGCGGAGCGTGCCCGCCCGGAGGTCTTCACGACCGCGTCGATGCTCGCCGTGCACCCGGACCGTCGCACCGCCGACCTCTACCTCGCCGGGCACCCGGTGCCGGTGCGCGTCGGGCCCCCGTCCGCGCTGCTGCCGTCCGACTGCCGGGGCCGCGCCCTGGGCATCCCCGTCGGGGGCGGCTGGCCGGCGCAGCGCCTCGACCTCGGGGCGTCCTGGCGCATCCTGCTCTACACGGACGGCCTGCTGGAGGCGACCGTGGGCGACGGCGCGCAGCGCCTCGGCAAGGCCGGCCTGCTCGACGTGGCCGACAGCACGATGCTGGGCACCGCGCAGACCGACGGGTCGATCACCCCGGAGGAGGACCCGCTGCTGGGGCGGATGCTGTCCGCCGTGCGCGTGCGTCACGGCGGGGACCTCGTCGACGACGCGGCCGTGGTGCTCATCGGGTGGGGGGCGTGA